The following are encoded in a window of Primulina eburnea isolate SZY01 chromosome 4, ASM2296580v1, whole genome shotgun sequence genomic DNA:
- the LOC140829759 gene encoding uncharacterized protein, with protein MEHGSKLVILLLVYHMFCRTYIMLCLLIREHTRMVSITRRVRRRQAASYSMIERVHAQMTNLHRIIEVGDIQCVSNLRMNCSAFARLCYLLTNVGGLSDSRYVRVEEKVAMFLSILAHHKKNRVAGHDYIRSGQTVSAHFHDVLKALLKLHPLLLVKPSPVDDDCRNETWNCFKGCLGALDGTHVGVHVPCREKARYRNRKGTIAVNVLGVCDRNMNFIYALTGWEGSAADARVLRDALSRDDSFRVPRGCYYLCDNGYANVEGFLTPYRRVRYHRDAWGNRACGPQDYKELFNWKHSQARNVIERAFGLLKKRWAILRSPSFYPLKVQNYIILACILLHNFIRGQMDEDPLENVVEYVGSPVNDTQNGYINSLESSTGWDAWRDEFAMSMWNMNN; from the exons ATGGAGCACGGTAGTAAACTTGTAATCCTTCTGCTGGTCTACCATATGTTCTGTCGAACATATATCATGTTATGTCTCCTAATACGAGAGCATACCCGAATGGTCTCGATTACCCGTCGTGTCCGTCGAAGACAAGCTGCTTCGTACAGCATGATCGAAAGGGTCCACGCTCAAATGACCAATTTGCATAGGATTATTGAAGTCGGTGATATCCAATGTGTGAGTAACTTGAGGATGAATTGTAGCGCGTTTGCACGACTATGTTATTTGTTAACAAACGTAGGCGGGTTATCTGACTCAAGATACGTACGAGTCGAGGAGAAAGTGGCCATGTTCTTGTCTATATTGGCACATCATAAAAAGAATCGTGTAGCTGGGCATGATTACATACGTAGTGGCCAGACAGTTAGTGCTCATTTTCATGATGTTCTTAAAGCGTTGTTAAAGTTACATCCACTACTACTTGTGAAGCCTTCTCCTGTCGATGATGATTGCAGAAATGAGACATGGAACTGTTTTAAG GGTTGCCTCGGCGCATTGGATGGAACCCATGTCGGTGTACATGTACCTTGCCGAGAGAAAGCAAGATACAGAAATCGAAAAGGTACTATTGCTGTCAATGTGTTGGGTGTATGTGACCGCAATATGAATTTCATCTACGCTCTGACGGGCTGGGAGGGATCCGCGGCAGATGCACGAGTTTTAAGAGATGCGCTAAGCAGGGATGATTCATTTAGAGTTCCACGAG GTTGTTATTatctatgtgataatggttatgcAAATGTTGAGGGTTTCTTGACTCCGTATCGTCGTGTCCGTTATCATCGTGATGCTTGGGGCAATCGTGCTTGCGGGCCACAAGATTACAAGGAGTTGTTCAATTGGAAACACTCTCAAGCTCGGAACGTAATTGAAAGAGCATTTGGTTTGTTGAAAAAAAGATGGGCCATCCTTCGAAGTCCTTCTTTTTACCCACTAAAAGTTCAGAACTATATAATTTTGGCTTGCATTCTATTACACAATTTCATACGAGGTCAAATGGACGAAGATCCATTGGAAAATGTAGTAGAGTATGTTGGGAGCCCAGTTAATGACACACAAAATGGTTACATTAACAGTTTAGAGTCTTCAACTGGGTGGGATGCTTGGAGAGACGAGTTTGCAATGTCGATGTGGAACATGAACAATTAA
- the LOC140829758 gene encoding early nodulin-like protein 3 translates to MAYYQYNRYIFISFFLVFTCSVDAFQFRVGGKDGWTINPSEKYGHWAERMRFQVNDTLLFKYKKGLDSVLVVKQDDYDKCSSGNPILKLDDGDSVFKFDRSGPFFFVSGKKSNCDKGQKLIVVVLSVRNGLSPPPLAEAPRPTAPAPEWQLPPPVADQSPYTSPAPVSPGIGDTSPGVNGSGGQPPRRSFAPSEFGPVFLVSAVSLVVSTVGLLGLVCPH, encoded by the exons ATGGCGTATTATCAATATAACAGATATATTTTCATCTCTTTTTTCTTGGTTTTTACGTGTTCCGTGGACGCTTTCCAGTTCAGAGTCGGAGGTAAAGATGGATGGACTATTAACCCTTCGGAAAAGTACGGTCACTGGGCTGAAAGAATGAGGTTTCAAGTTAATGACACCCTCT TGTTCAAGTATAAGAAGGGATTGGATTCCGTGCTGGTTGTGAAGCAGGATGATTACGACAAATGCAGCTCGGGGAACCCCATCTTGAAGCTGGATGATGGGGATTCAGTCTTCAAGTTTGATCGATCGGGCCCTTTCTTCTTCGTATCGGGCAAGAAATCCAACTGTGACAAAGGGCAGAAGCTGATCGTCGTGGTTTTATCCGTCAGGAACGGACTCTCACCCCCGCCTCTTGCGGAGGCACCACGTCCCACTGCTCCAGCGCCCGAGTGGCAATTACCTCCACCAGTAGCTGATCAGTCACCATATACATCGCCTGCACCAGTGTCGCCTGGCATCGGAGATACATCTCCGGGAGTTAATGGAAGTGGCGGCCAGCCGCCACGACGCTCATTTGCTCCATCGGAATTCGGTCCTGTTTTCTTGGTGTCTGCGGTTTCACTTGTTGTGAGTACCGTAGGTTTGCTTGGTTTGGTCTGTCCCCATTGA
- the LOC140830840 gene encoding phytosulfokine receptor 2, whose product MGFFTLVFLAFFFCSSPSLGSPTQNCDPNDLAALKEFSGHLIKGSLNFSRSIVSSCCEWEGVVCKDFVNGSGGRRVIALNLSGKGLKGVISESLCRLDLLERLDLSLNFLEGSLPLCLSNLKQLGILDLSHNMLSGSPFMAMSGLKLVRSLNLSTNMFTKNLADLGIFPNLVVFNISNNLYTGELSSKLCTSSYQIQVLDLSSNNFSGGLEGLKNCNASLRELHLDFNSFSGDLPNSLYLLSSLQHLSVSSNNFSGHVSYKISKLLNLRTLILTENGFSGSLPNVFGNLTELEQFVAPSNLFSGSLPNTLAHCSKLQVLDLRNNTLRGPIGLDFSGMSKLGTLDLASNYFSGSLPESLSSCQELRILSFARNYLNGQIPEMYTNLSSLSFVSLSNNSLVNLTGSLSVLRHCRNLTTLILTKNFHGEEIPGNMTGFEGLLLFALGNCGLTGRIPDWLLNCKKLQVLDLSWNHLQGSIPSWIGHMEGLFYLDLSNNSLTGEIPKGITELKSLVSVTLYFPSLNMSSGIPLFVKRNQSASGLQYNQASSFPPSILLSNNRINGSIWPEIGCLRQLHVLDLSRNNITGTIPSSISNMVNLEILDLSFNDFHGSIPSSFNQLTFLSKFSVANNHLVGAIPTGGQFLSFPSSSFDGNPGLCGKMISPCSVNDMERQSPTQPPNAHVKFVRGSIFGITISIGTGIALILAFILIRISRRNTRVPIEEVEETCQAPRFSYAFGSPKLVLFKKTDCRDLTVSDLLKLTNNFHQSNIIGCGGFGLVYKANLPNGSKVAIKRLSGDCGQMEREFQAEVEALSRAQHKNLVSLQGYCVFGNDRLLVYSYMENGSLDYWLHERVDGSSFLAWETRLKIAQGAAHGLAYLHNEPNIIHRDIKTSNILLDEKFEAHLADFGLSRLLHPHDTHVTTDLVGTLGYIPPEYSQTLTATFKGDIYSFGIVLLELITGRRPVDVCKGRNCRVLVPWMYQKKLEKKEKEIFDSSIRHKDCEKQLMEVLFVACKCIDEDPRRRPSIDEVVSLLDAIESGNS is encoded by the coding sequence ATGGGTTTTTTTACTTTGGTGTTCTTGGCTTTTTTTTTCTGCTCCTCACCGAGTCTTGGATCGCCTACCCAAAACTGTGATCCAAATGATTTGGCAGCAttgaaggaattttctggccaTTTGATCAAGGGTTCTCTAAATTTTTCGCGGTCTATCGTATCAAGTTGTTGTGAATGGGAAGGTGTTGTCTGTAAGGATTTTGTTAATGGGTCTGGAGGAAGAAGAGTGATTGCTTTAAATTTGTCTGGAAAAGGCTTGAAGGGCGTAATTTCCGAGTCCTTGTGCAGATTGGATCTATTGGAAAGGCTTGATCTTTCGCTTAATTTTCTCGAAGGCAGCCTTCCATTGTGTTTATCTAATTTGAAGCAGCTGGGAATTCTTGATCTGAGTCACAACATGTTAAGTGGATCACCGTTCATGGCTATGTCCGGCTTAAAATTAGTTCGGTCCCTCAACCTTTCTACCAATATGTTCACCAAAAACCTAGCTGATCTTGGGATATTTCCGAATCTTGTTGTATTCAATATAAGTAACAATCTTTATACCGGTGAACTCAGCTCCAAATTATGTACTTCCTCATACCAGATTCAGGTTCTGGATTTGTCATCTAACAATTTCTCAGGGGGGCTTGAAGGCTTGAAAAATTGCAATGCATCGCTCCGTGAGCTGCATTTGGATTTCAATTCATTTTCTGGTGACCTTCCGAATTCCTTATACTTGTTATCATCGCTACAGCACCTTTCAGtctcttcaaataatttttcaggACATGTGAGCTATAAAatcagtaagcttttaaatcttAGAACCTTGATTTTGACTGAGAATGGGTTCTCAGGTTCACTTCCTAATGTTTTTGGAAATTTAACTGAACTAGAGCAGTTTGTTGCACCTTCGAATCTGTTCTCTGGTTCATTACCCAACACTTTGGCACACTGCTCTAAGCTGCAGGTGCTTGATCTACGGAACAACACTCTCCGGGGTCCCATTGGTCTTGATTTCTCTGGAATGTCTAAGCTCGGTACTCTTGATCTTGCTAGTAATTATTTTTCTGGTTCCTTGCCAGAATCACTATCTAGTTGCCAGGAACTAAGAATTTTGAGCTTTGCCAGGAATTATTTAAATGGACAAATCCCGGAAATGTACACAAATCTCTCCTCTctttcatttgtttctttgTCTAATAACAGCCTTGTGAATTTGACGGGCTCATTATCTGTCTTGAGGCATTGCAGAAATCTGACCACTCTTATACTCACTAAAAATTTTCACGGTGAGGAAATACCAGGAAACATGACTGGGTTTGAGGGCTTATTGCTTTTTGCACTGGGAAACTGTGGCCTGACTGGTAGAATCCCTGATTGGCTGTTAAATTGTAAGAAGTTGCAAGTTCTTGACTTGTCGTGGAACCATTTACAAGGCAGCATTCCTTCATGGATAGGTCATATGGAAGGCTTATTCTATTTGGACCTTTCAAATAATTCGCTAACTGGAGAAATTCCAAAAGGCATTACAGAGCTCAAGAGCCTTGTTTCTGTAACTCTTTATTTTCCGAGTCTTAATATGTCCTCTGGTATTCCACTTTTCGTCAAGAGAAACCAAAGTGCCAGTGGCCTGCAGTATAATCAAGCTTCAAGTTTCCCTCCTTCCATATTGTTGAGCAATAATAGAATTAATGGATCAATTTGGCCTGAAATAGGATGCCTAAGACAGCTTCATGTGTTAGATTTGAGTAGGAATAATATAACTGGGACCATCCCGAGTTCCATTTCAAATATGGTAAACCTGGAAATATTAGACTTGTCTTTTAACGACTTTCATGGATCTATTCCCTCATCTTTCAATCAGCTCACCTTCCTATCGAAGTTTAGTGTCGCTAATAATCATCTGGTAGGAGCAATTCCAACAGGGGGCCAGTTCCTTAGCTTTCCCAGCTCCAGCTTTGATGGTAATCCTGGACTTTGCGGAAAAATGATTTCTCCTTGTTCTGTCAATGACATGGAGCGCCAATCGCCGACTCAACCACCTAATGCACATGTCAAGTTTGTCCGAGGCAGTATATTTGGAATAACAATCAGTATTGGCACTGGAATCGCTTTGATCTTGGCTTTTATTTTGATAAGAATATCAAGAAGAAATACTCGAGTTCCGATCGAAGAGGTGGAGGAAACTTGCCAGGCTCCAAGATTTTCCTATGCGTTTGGATCTCCAAAGCTGGTGCTTTTCAAGAAGACAGATTGCAGAGATCTCACAGTTTCAGATTTGCTCAAGTTAACGAACAATTTTCACCAATCAAATATTATTGGCTGTGGAGGATTTGGTCTAGTTTACAAGGCTAATCTACCAAATGGCTCAAAAGTTGCTATCAAGCGACTTTCTGGAGATTGTGGGCAGATGGAACGTGAATTCCAAGCTGAAGTGGAAGCTCTGTCCAGAGCTCAGCACAAGAACCTTGTTTCTCTTCAAGGCTACTGTGTTTTTGGGAACGACAGGTTGTTAGTTTATTCATATATGGAAAATGGAAGCTTGGATTATTGGTTGCACGAAAGGGTTGACGGGAGTTCGTTTCTTGCATGGGAGACAAGATTGAAAATAGCTCAAGGAGCGGCACACGGGCTTGCTTATTTGCATAATGAGCCGAATATAATCCATCGAGACATCAAAACTAGCAACATTTTGTTGGATGAGAAATTTGAGGCCCATTTGGCCGATTTTGGACTTTCAAGGCTGCTACATCCACATGATACACATGTAACAACGGATTTGGTTGGCACATTGGGATACATTCCACCCGAGTATAGTCAGACATTGACGGCAACATTCAAGGGTGACATTTACAGCTTCGGAATTGTTCTTCTTGAGCTTATCACAGGGAGACGACCTGTTGATGTTTGTAAGGGAAGGAATTGTAGAGTTTTAGTGCCGTGGATGTATCAGAAGAAGCTCGAGAAAAAAGAGAAGGAAATATTCGATTCGAGTATAAGGCATAAAGATTGTGAAAAACAACTCATGGAGGTGCTGTTTGTTGCTTGTAAATGCATAGATGAAGATCCTAGAAGAAGACCGTCGATTGACGAAGTTGTTTCACTACTTGATGCAATAGAATCAGGAAATTCTTGA